The following proteins are co-located in the Oceanimonas sp. GK1 genome:
- a CDS encoding retron Ec67 family RNA-directed DNA polymerase/endonuclease: MIRKRRYLLLKRATTKPELADLMNIDPSFLTRVLYVEKTKSHYTEFKIDKKSGGFRTIFAPSAELKDIQRSLSDLLLDCKDVIQFEKGVKFTLSHGFEREKSIITNASVHRNKKNVLNLDLEDFFGSINFGRVRGYFISNNNFNLDPHIATVIAQIACHNNSLPQGSPCSPVISNLIAQSLDIKLSKIARKNGCSYTRYADDITFSTRKEKFSKSIVKDVENVKVGSVVLKEIKRSGFSVNDKKTRVLFKDSRQEATGLVINKKVSVKREYWRETRAMAHSLFKKDFFEIQEGNSNARKGTLSELEGRLNFIDSIDHYNNIHEEKKPAHKYELKKHSGLYDYKNKLNSREKVYSKFLYYKYFISSEFSTILTEGKTDNVYLKLALSSMRNLYPKLVEVDKETKLYRPLLKFPNLNSKTRYFLDLDGGASHFTRFVQRYVKECEYYGERKPKSPVIMILDNDDGPKSLLNHLANHVKSCPNNIDSIRGSKHLRLFKNLYLILTPLGEYSKESMMEDLFEPTLLDTKLDGKAFSRNDKFDSDKYYGKHVFSTKVVAKNKAQVNFDGFKYIFDRILEVNKHYASLDKV; the protein is encoded by the coding sequence ATGATCCGAAAAAGACGTTACCTACTTTTGAAGCGAGCAACTACAAAGCCTGAGCTTGCTGATTTAATGAATATCGATCCTTCTTTTTTAACAAGAGTTCTGTATGTAGAGAAAACTAAAAGTCATTATACAGAATTTAAAATTGATAAAAAAAGTGGTGGTTTTCGTACTATATTTGCACCAAGTGCTGAATTAAAAGATATACAGCGATCTTTATCTGATTTGTTGCTTGACTGTAAAGATGTAATTCAGTTCGAGAAGGGGGTCAAGTTTACCTTGTCACATGGATTTGAAAGAGAGAAATCCATTATCACTAATGCCAGTGTACATAGGAATAAGAAGAATGTTCTTAATTTAGATCTTGAGGATTTTTTTGGAAGCATCAATTTTGGAAGAGTTAGAGGTTATTTTATATCCAATAACAATTTTAATCTTGACCCTCATATAGCAACTGTAATAGCACAAATAGCCTGTCATAATAATTCCCTTCCACAAGGTAGTCCCTGCTCTCCTGTAATATCCAACTTAATTGCACAAAGTTTAGATATTAAACTTTCGAAGATTGCTAGAAAAAACGGCTGTTCATACACTAGATATGCTGATGATATAACATTCTCCACAAGGAAAGAAAAGTTTAGCAAGAGCATTGTGAAAGATGTGGAAAATGTGAAAGTTGGCTCGGTAGTATTAAAAGAAATTAAAAGATCCGGCTTTTCAGTTAATGATAAAAAAACAAGAGTTCTATTTAAAGACTCAAGGCAAGAGGCTACTGGTTTAGTTATTAATAAGAAAGTTAGTGTTAAGAGGGAGTACTGGCGAGAAACTCGTGCAATGGCGCATAGTTTATTTAAGAAAGATTTTTTTGAAATTCAAGAGGGAAACTCTAATGCTCGAAAAGGTACTTTATCTGAATTAGAAGGTAGGTTAAATTTCATAGATTCAATCGATCATTATAACAATATCCATGAAGAGAAAAAGCCAGCTCATAAGTATGAGTTAAAAAAACATAGTGGATTGTATGACTATAAAAACAAACTTAACTCTAGAGAAAAAGTGTATAGTAAATTTTTATATTACAAATATTTTATAAGTAGTGAGTTTTCAACGATTCTTACCGAAGGTAAAACAGATAATGTTTATTTAAAATTGGCACTAAGTAGCATGAGGAACCTTTATCCAAAACTAGTAGAGGTAGATAAAGAAACTAAGCTATACCGCCCTCTGTTAAAGTTTCCAAATCTCAATAGTAAAACAAGGTACTTTTTAGATTTAGATGGCGGAGCATCTCATTTTACTCGTTTTGTTCAGAGGTATGTTAAAGAGTGTGAGTATTATGGTGAGCGGAAGCCAAAGTCACCAGTTATAATGATTTTAGATAATGATGATGGCCCTAAGAGTCTTCTTAATCATTTGGCTAATCATGTGAAGTCTTGCCCTAATAATATTGATAGTATAAGGGGGAGTAAACATCTACGTCTTTTCAAGAATCTCTATCTTATTTTGACGCCTTTAGGTGAATACTCAAAAGAGTCAATGATGGAAGATTTATTTGAACCGACTCTTCTGGATACGAAGCTGGATGGTAAGGCATTCTCAAGGAATGACAAATTCGATAGTGATAAATATTACGGGAAGCACGTTTTTTCAACTAAGGTTGTAGCAAAAAATAAAGCCCAAGTTAACTTTGATGGTTTTAAGTATATATTCGATCGCATATTGGAAGTCAATAAACACTATGCTTCCCTAGATAAAGTTTAG
- the xseA gene encoding exodeoxyribonuclease VII large subunit → MQQEKLTNIYTVSRLNRHARLLLEGDLGAVWLTGEISNLSMPASGHWYFSLKDSQSQLRCAMFRGNNRSVGSRPKNGDQVLIFGKVTLYEPRGDFQLVAQTMAPAGEGLLKQQFEALKNALAAEGLFAAERKRPLPAHPARIGIISSPTGAAVHDILTVLARRAPQLEIILYPSQVQGESAVPQLVHALNEANRRNETDLLLLARGGGSLEDLWCFNDERLVRAIAASRLPVVSAVGHEVDVSLSDLVADLRAPTPSAAAELISQDSGVQRRQWQQSGQRLEQALQRWLADRHNRLRQLQQRLERQHPRQQLQQQSQQLDQLQLRLERAMNRRLEQARQRTEQAALRLTHQHPGQRLAYSIERLHTLEQRLHGALNTRLNHLEHQLALAGSRLHAMSPLATLSRGYSITLHNNTVLTDAGRLKENDLITTRLAQGEVVSRVEKVALK, encoded by the coding sequence TTGCAGCAGGAAAAGTTAACCAATATCTATACAGTCAGCCGTCTTAACCGTCATGCCCGGCTGCTGCTGGAAGGCGATCTGGGTGCGGTCTGGCTCACCGGCGAAATCTCCAACCTGTCCATGCCGGCCTCGGGCCACTGGTATTTTTCCCTGAAAGACAGCCAGTCCCAGCTGCGCTGCGCCATGTTCAGGGGCAACAACCGCAGCGTGGGATCCAGGCCAAAAAACGGCGATCAGGTACTGATCTTCGGCAAAGTCACGCTCTATGAGCCCAGAGGTGACTTTCAGCTGGTGGCCCAGACCATGGCTCCCGCCGGCGAGGGCCTGCTCAAGCAACAGTTTGAGGCGCTTAAAAACGCCCTGGCCGCCGAAGGCCTGTTTGCCGCCGAGCGCAAGCGGCCGCTGCCGGCCCATCCGGCGCGCATTGGCATTATCAGCTCCCCCACCGGAGCGGCGGTGCACGACATTCTCACCGTGCTGGCCCGGCGCGCGCCCCAGCTGGAAATCATCCTCTACCCCAGCCAGGTGCAGGGTGAAAGCGCCGTGCCCCAGCTTGTTCACGCCCTGAATGAGGCCAACCGACGCAATGAAACCGACTTGCTGCTGCTGGCCCGGGGCGGCGGCTCGCTGGAGGACCTGTGGTGTTTTAACGACGAACGGCTGGTGCGGGCCATTGCCGCTTCCCGCCTGCCGGTGGTCAGTGCCGTGGGTCACGAGGTGGATGTGAGCCTGAGCGACCTGGTGGCCGACCTGCGCGCCCCCACCCCCTCTGCCGCCGCCGAGCTCATCAGTCAGGACAGCGGCGTGCAACGCCGCCAGTGGCAACAGAGCGGCCAGCGCCTGGAACAGGCCCTGCAACGCTGGCTTGCCGACCGCCACAACCGCCTGCGGCAACTGCAGCAACGGCTGGAACGCCAGCACCCCCGCCAGCAATTGCAGCAGCAAAGCCAGCAGCTCGACCAGTTGCAACTGCGCCTGGAGCGCGCCATGAACCGGCGGCTGGAGCAGGCACGGCAACGGACCGAGCAGGCCGCACTGCGCCTGACTCATCAGCACCCGGGTCAGCGCCTGGCTTACAGCATTGAGCGACTGCATACCCTGGAGCAACGACTGCACGGCGCGCTGAATACCCGGCTGAACCACCTTGAACATCAACTGGCGCTGGCCGGTTCACGGCTGCACGCCATGAGCCCCCTGGCCACTCTCTCCCGGGGGTACAGCATTACCCTGCACAACAACACCGTGCTCACCGACGCCGGCCGGCTGAAGGAGAATGACCTGATCACCACCCGGCTGGCCCAGGGTGAGGTGGTCAGCCGGGTAGAAAAAGTAGCCCTCAAGTAA
- a CDS encoding methyl-accepting chemotaxis protein, whose protein sequence is MRNLSLNWKIFLPLLVIFVLVFALCYGVSTQLQRGLALHLAEEKIETTANLYMDQLNVLMVNGAIHQRGLVQTKIQEEKGIEQARVIRAPAVTKLFGPGAPDQGIQDDLDRRAIEQGETVLELHLEDDIPNLTLIKPFKAYQEYRGTACLQCHQVPEGTVMGAVRISYDLSDTFGQIKSNNLRLAAMLIGVFLVAFAVLWLVQNHYLKRPILNISRRLQQVAAERDLSTRLVPLGKDELGGLVGAINGLLGSFQHSLTEVRRVTGNIYTAAGDIQQTSQQTDISARAQDNETALIATAINEMEASAREVRENARLTAETSEQSHAFALTASDQARVAVEGIQTLNGEIGRIDKVIRELDGRCDQVDKVLDMIKGIAEQTNLLALNAAIEAARAGESGRGFAVVADEVRTLALRTQQSAEEITGMIRLLQNEAKDAVQAIEMAEGQATDSVARTQDAMSSLQAIIEQVARINELNAQVSASADEQSAVCSEVSRNITRVRDSSGETLAQAEAAAGASLQLVEECKVLEQMIAHYRLQGQADTDDDAIPGQLIAVH, encoded by the coding sequence ATGCGAAACCTCTCTCTCAACTGGAAAATATTTCTGCCGCTGCTGGTGATTTTCGTGCTGGTGTTTGCCTTGTGCTATGGCGTGTCGACCCAGCTGCAACGCGGCCTGGCCCTGCACCTGGCCGAGGAGAAAATCGAAACCACCGCCAACCTCTATATGGATCAGCTGAACGTGCTGATGGTGAACGGCGCCATTCACCAGCGCGGCCTGGTACAAACCAAGATCCAGGAAGAAAAGGGCATCGAGCAGGCGCGGGTGATCCGGGCTCCTGCCGTGACCAAACTGTTTGGCCCCGGGGCTCCCGATCAGGGGATTCAGGACGACCTTGACCGGCGTGCCATTGAGCAGGGCGAGACCGTACTCGAGCTGCATCTGGAAGACGACATTCCCAACCTGACCCTGATCAAGCCGTTCAAGGCCTATCAGGAATATCGTGGTACCGCCTGTTTGCAGTGCCATCAGGTGCCTGAGGGCACCGTGATGGGGGCGGTACGTATCAGTTACGATCTGAGCGACACCTTCGGCCAGATAAAGAGCAATAACCTGCGTCTGGCCGCCATGTTGATTGGCGTGTTCCTGGTGGCCTTTGCGGTGCTCTGGCTGGTACAGAATCACTATCTCAAACGACCGATCCTGAACATCAGCCGCCGATTGCAGCAGGTGGCGGCCGAGCGGGATCTGTCTACCCGGCTGGTGCCGCTCGGCAAGGACGAACTGGGCGGACTGGTGGGTGCCATCAATGGTCTGCTGGGCAGTTTTCAGCACAGCCTGACCGAAGTACGCCGAGTGACCGGCAATATTTATACCGCGGCCGGAGACATTCAGCAGACGTCGCAGCAGACCGATATTTCGGCCAGGGCGCAGGATAACGAAACCGCCCTGATCGCCACCGCCATCAATGAAATGGAAGCCTCGGCCCGGGAAGTGCGGGAAAACGCCCGGCTGACCGCCGAAACCTCGGAGCAGAGCCATGCCTTTGCCCTGACCGCCAGCGATCAGGCCCGGGTGGCGGTGGAGGGGATCCAGACCCTGAATGGCGAGATTGGGCGTATCGACAAGGTGATCCGCGAGCTGGACGGCCGTTGTGACCAGGTTGACAAGGTGCTCGACATGATCAAGGGCATTGCCGAGCAGACCAACCTGCTGGCGCTCAATGCCGCCATTGAAGCGGCGCGGGCCGGCGAGTCGGGGCGGGGCTTTGCGGTGGTGGCCGACGAAGTGCGTACCCTGGCGCTGCGCACCCAGCAGTCGGCCGAGGAAATCACCGGCATGATCCGTCTGTTGCAGAATGAAGCCAAGGATGCGGTACAGGCCATCGAGATGGCTGAAGGGCAGGCCACCGACAGCGTGGCCCGCACCCAGGACGCCATGAGCTCGCTGCAGGCCATTATCGAGCAGGTGGCGCGCATCAACGAGCTGAACGCCCAGGTCTCCGCCTCGGCGGACGAGCAAAGTGCGGTGTGCTCGGAAGTGAGCCGCAACATTACACGGGTGCGGGACTCCTCCGGTGAGACCCTGGCCCAGGCCGAAGCCGCTGCCGGCGCCAGCCTGCAACTGGTGGAAGAGTGCAAGGTGCTGGAGCAGATGATTGCCCATTACCGATTGCAGGGGCAGGCCGATACCGATGACGATGCCATACCGGGTCAGCTGATAGCGGTGCATTAA
- a CDS encoding helicase RepA family protein, with amino-acid sequence MHHRVHALGKYLTTKQREDVAKGLLIEPLLGECPNIMCPDWFYQLRQMAEGRRLMILDTLRRFHIEDENASGPMTQVIGRMEAIAADTGCSVLFLHHTSKNSDASGTGDQQHAGRGSSVLVNNARWQSFLSRMTHADAKKLGIDDEQRGFFVSFGMSKENYGPPVAERWLQRHEGGVLKRVELKSRFISSGKGRLQRLKNEVRNEL; translated from the coding sequence ATTCACCATCGAGTACATGCGCTTGGTAAATACCTGACCACCAAGCAGCGAGAAGATGTAGCTAAAGGGCTACTCATTGAACCACTGCTAGGTGAGTGTCCAAACATTATGTGTCCGGATTGGTTTTATCAACTCAGGCAAATGGCTGAAGGCCGTCGTCTGATGATTCTGGACACATTACGGCGTTTTCATATTGAAGATGAGAATGCCAGTGGTCCCATGACTCAAGTAATCGGCCGTATGGAAGCCATTGCAGCTGACACAGGCTGCTCAGTCTTATTTCTGCATCACACCAGCAAAAATTCAGATGCGAGTGGAACTGGTGACCAACAACACGCAGGTCGTGGTTCATCAGTTCTGGTCAATAACGCTCGGTGGCAGTCTTTCTTATCCCGAATGACTCATGCTGATGCCAAGAAGTTAGGAATTGATGATGAACAGCGTGGCTTCTTTGTGAGTTTTGGCATGAGCAAAGAAAACTATGGCCCGCCAGTTGCTGAGCGCTGGTTGCAGCGGCATGAGGGTGGAGTGTTAAAGCGTGTCGAGCTGAAGTCGCGATTTATCAGTAGCGGTAAGGGAAGACTTCAAAGGTTGAAGAACGAGGTTCGCAATGAGCTTTGA
- the guaB gene encoding IMP dehydrogenase produces MLRIAQDALTFDDVLLVPAHSTVLPNTADLRTRLTREINLNIPIVSAAMDTVTEADLAIALAQEGGIGFIHKNMSIEAQAAQVRKVKKFESGMVSDPVTVNPDMTIADVRELTLQNGFAGYPVVAADGELVGIITGRDVRFVQDMSKAVHEVMTDKSRLVTVPVGAGRDQVEALMQQHRIEKVLVVENNGRLAGMISAKDFQKAESKPNACKDDQGRLRVGAAVGAAPGNEERIAALVAAGLDVLLIDSSHGHSEGVLQRIRETRAAYPELAIVGGNVATAAGALALAEAGVSAVKVGIGPGSICTTRIVTGCGVPQITAVANAVEALKGTGIPVIADGGIRFSGDIAKALAAGAHCVMMGSMFAGTEESPGEIELFQGRSFKSYRGMGSLGAMSKGSSDRYFQSDNAADKMVPEGIEGRVPYKGKLKEIIHQQMGGLRSAMGLTGSATIDDLRTKAEFVKISGAGIQESHVHDVTITKEAPNYRLG; encoded by the coding sequence ATGCTTAGGATTGCCCAAGACGCCCTGACCTTTGATGATGTACTGCTGGTCCCAGCTCATTCCACCGTATTGCCCAACACGGCGGATCTTCGCACCCGGCTGACCCGGGAAATCAATCTTAACATCCCCATCGTCTCCGCCGCCATGGATACCGTGACCGAAGCCGATCTGGCCATTGCCCTGGCCCAGGAAGGCGGCATCGGTTTTATTCACAAGAACATGTCCATCGAGGCCCAGGCCGCCCAGGTGCGCAAGGTCAAGAAATTCGAAAGCGGCATGGTATCCGATCCGGTTACCGTGAACCCCGACATGACCATTGCCGACGTGCGCGAACTCACCCTGCAGAATGGCTTTGCCGGCTATCCGGTGGTGGCTGCCGACGGCGAGCTGGTGGGCATCATTACCGGTCGCGACGTGCGCTTTGTGCAGGACATGAGCAAGGCGGTGCACGAGGTGATGACCGACAAGAGCCGGCTGGTGACCGTGCCGGTGGGCGCCGGCCGGGATCAGGTAGAAGCCCTGATGCAGCAGCACCGTATTGAAAAGGTACTGGTGGTGGAAAACAATGGCCGCCTGGCGGGCATGATCAGCGCCAAAGACTTCCAGAAAGCCGAGAGCAAGCCCAATGCCTGCAAGGACGACCAGGGTCGTCTGCGGGTGGGTGCCGCCGTGGGAGCCGCTCCCGGCAACGAAGAGCGCATTGCCGCCCTGGTGGCGGCGGGCCTCGACGTGCTGCTGATCGACTCCTCTCACGGTCACTCCGAGGGCGTGCTGCAGCGCATTCGCGAAACCCGTGCCGCTTACCCTGAACTGGCCATTGTGGGTGGTAACGTGGCCACCGCCGCCGGCGCCCTGGCCCTGGCCGAGGCCGGTGTCAGTGCGGTGAAGGTGGGCATTGGACCGGGCTCCATCTGTACTACCCGTATCGTCACCGGTTGCGGTGTGCCGCAAATTACCGCCGTGGCCAATGCGGTGGAAGCCCTGAAAGGCACCGGCATTCCGGTGATCGCCGACGGTGGCATTCGCTTCTCCGGCGACATCGCCAAGGCGCTGGCCGCCGGCGCCCACTGCGTGATGATGGGCTCCATGTTTGCCGGTACCGAGGAATCCCCCGGTGAAATCGAGCTGTTCCAGGGCCGCTCCTTCAAGTCTTACCGGGGCATGGGCTCCCTGGGCGCCATGAGCAAGGGCTCCAGCGATCGCTACTTCCAGAGCGACAACGCCGCCGATAAAATGGTGCCGGAAGGCATTGAAGGCCGGGTACCCTACAAGGGCAAGCTGAAGGAGATCATTCATCAGCAGATGGGCGGTCTGCGCAGCGCCATGGGACTCACCGGCAGTGCCACCATAGATGACCTGCGCACCAAGGCAGAATTTGTTAAGATATCCGGCGCGGGCATTCAGGAGTCGCACGTCCACGACGTGACCATTACCAAGGAAGCGCCCAACTACCGGTTGGGTTGA
- a CDS encoding AAA family ATPase — protein MALDLMSAFTETPPQIDYVLPNMIAGTVGALIAPGGAGKSILALQLATQIAGGPDLLGLGKFQSYLSAYRRSN, from the coding sequence ATGGCTCTTGATCTCATGTCCGCCTTTACTGAAACACCACCACAGATTGATTATGTCTTGCCTAACATGATTGCCGGTACTGTGGGCGCTCTGATTGCACCAGGAGGAGCAGGGAAGTCGATATTGGCTCTACAGCTTGCCACACAGATTGCGGGAGGCCCTGATTTACTTGGGTTAGGTAAGTTTCAAAGTTATCTATCTGCCTACCGAAGATCCAACTGA
- a CDS encoding aminoacyl-tRNA deacylase: MSLRLKQFLDQRHVPYNMVHHPYAEGAAQSAIASHVPLAQMAKAVMLEDNNGHSMMAVIPAADRIDMRRLSYLVHDEMQLAPEHHLGSWFDDCDPGAIPAIGDAYAVDTLVDDELLGMADIYLESGDHRDLVHISGEDFRRLASGWKHGQFSRKPDPWSRVERM, encoded by the coding sequence ATGTCACTCAGATTAAAACAGTTTCTTGATCAACGCCATGTGCCCTACAACATGGTACATCATCCCTACGCCGAAGGAGCCGCCCAGAGTGCCATCGCAAGCCACGTGCCCCTGGCGCAAATGGCCAAGGCCGTCATGCTGGAAGACAATAACGGCCACTCCATGATGGCGGTGATCCCCGCCGCCGATCGCATCGACATGCGTCGCCTGAGTTATCTGGTGCACGATGAAATGCAGCTGGCGCCGGAGCATCATCTGGGCTCTTGGTTCGATGACTGCGATCCCGGCGCCATTCCTGCCATCGGCGATGCCTACGCCGTAGACACCCTGGTGGACGACGAACTGCTCGGCATGGCCGACATCTATCTGGAAAGCGGTGACCACCGGGATCTGGTGCACATCAGCGGTGAAGACTTTCGCCGGCTGGCCAGTGGCTGGAAACACGGTCAGTTCAGCCGCAAGCCGGATCCCTGGAGCCGGGTTGAGCGAATGTGA
- a CDS encoding AlpA family transcriptional regulator — translation MQTMAHKTLINRKVLLEMIPLSARTIYNMEQRGEFPRRIALTSRNVAWDLAEVEKWIEERKSSGIQAMRPGYFMGGPRYGS, via the coding sequence ATGCAGACAATGGCACATAAAACACTTATAAACAGGAAAGTTCTTCTGGAGATGATTCCGCTTTCAGCTCGGACAATTTACAACATGGAGCAGCGGGGTGAATTTCCTCGCCGTATTGCGCTAACCAGCAGAAATGTTGCCTGGGATCTGGCAGAGGTTGAGAAGTGGATTGAAGAACGAAAGTCATCTGGCATTCAGGCTATGCGACCCGGTTATTTTATGGGAGGTCCGCGCTATGGCTCTTGA
- a CDS encoding site-specific integrase: MLTDTKLRHLKPRDKLYKVNDRDGLYVAVTPAGTVSFRYNYSIHGRQETITFGRYGVGGITLAEAREQLHEAKRMVADGKSPAKEKARKKARVKDAETFGAWAEKWLRGYQMADSTRDMRRSVYARELEKKFGNQKLTEITHEDLRALTDAIVERGAPATAVHTRDIVLQVYRWAIERGQKIENPAESVRPSSIARFEPRDRTLSPEEIKLMYQYIERIGTSPSIRAAVKLLLLTMVRKSELTNATWSEINFSEALWTIPKERMKRRNPHLVFLSRQALDILIALKTFSGGSDYILPSRYDSDLPMSSATLNRVLDLTYKLAQKEGQSLAKFGPHDLRRTASTLLHEAGYNTDWIEKCLAHEQKGVRAVYNKAEYREQRAAMLQDWADMIGEWVN, from the coding sequence ATGCTGACCGATACCAAGCTGCGCCACCTCAAGCCCAGAGACAAACTTTACAAGGTGAACGACCGGGATGGCCTCTATGTGGCTGTTACGCCGGCTGGCACCGTCTCGTTCCGTTACAACTACTCCATTCATGGCCGTCAGGAGACAATCACCTTTGGCCGCTATGGGGTAGGGGGCATTACTCTGGCGGAAGCCCGGGAGCAGCTGCATGAAGCCAAGCGCATGGTGGCCGATGGCAAATCACCGGCCAAGGAGAAAGCCCGGAAAAAGGCCCGAGTGAAAGATGCGGAAACCTTTGGTGCCTGGGCGGAGAAATGGCTGAGAGGCTACCAGATGGCGGACTCCACCCGTGATATGCGCCGCTCTGTGTATGCCAGAGAGCTGGAGAAGAAGTTCGGTAATCAGAAGCTCACCGAGATCACCCATGAAGATCTGCGGGCACTGACCGACGCCATAGTAGAGCGGGGCGCACCGGCCACCGCCGTTCACACCCGTGACATTGTGCTCCAGGTATACCGCTGGGCCATTGAGCGAGGGCAGAAGATAGAAAACCCGGCCGAGTCGGTAAGGCCTTCCAGCATTGCCAGGTTTGAACCGCGAGACCGCACCCTGTCACCGGAAGAAATCAAACTTATGTACCAGTACATTGAGCGTATTGGTACATCACCGTCCATTCGGGCAGCGGTAAAGCTGTTGCTGCTGACTATGGTACGCAAAAGCGAGCTGACCAATGCCACCTGGAGTGAAATTAACTTCAGCGAAGCGCTGTGGACCATCCCCAAAGAGCGGATGAAACGGCGTAACCCCCATTTAGTGTTCCTGTCTCGCCAGGCCCTGGACATTCTCATTGCCCTGAAGACCTTCTCGGGTGGCTCAGACTACATACTGCCGTCCCGCTACGACTCTGACTTACCCATGAGCAGCGCCACCCTGAACCGGGTGCTGGATCTGACCTATAAGCTGGCTCAGAAAGAAGGGCAGTCTCTTGCCAAATTTGGCCCCCACGATCTGCGCCGTACCGCCAGCACCCTATTGCATGAAGCCGGCTACAATACCGACTGGATAGAGAAATGCCTGGCCCACGAGCAAAAGGGCGTAAGGGCCGTATACAACAAAGCAGAGTACCGTGAGCAACGTGCAGCCATGCTGCAGGACTGGGCAGATATGATAGGTGAGTGGGTAAACTAA
- the guaA gene encoding glutamine-hydrolyzing GMP synthase: MTKNIHDNRILILDFGSQYTQLIARRVRELGVYCELWAWDVTKEQIRDFNPNGIILSGGPESVTEEGSPRAPEYVFNAGVPVFGICYGMQTMAQQLGGAVAGSSEREFGYAQVQRVADCALFANIEDAIDDNGNALLDVWMSHGDKVVALPEGFHKVAQTGSCPFAAMADESRRFYGVQFHPEVTHTRQGARMLEHFVRDICQCDALWTPASIIEDAIARIREQVGDDEVILGLSGGVDSSVVAMLVHRAIGDKLTCVFVDNGLLRLNEGEQVMEMFGDHFGLNIIKADAEDRFLSALAGIDEPEAKRKAIGRVFVEVFDEEAKKLKNAKWLAQGTIYPDVIESAASATGKAHVIKSHHNVGGLPDDMKMGLVEPLRELFKDEVRRVGLELGLPYDMLYRHPFPGPGLGVRVLGEVKKEYCDLLRRADAIFIEELRKHDLYNKVSQAFTVFLPVRSVGVMGDGRKYDWVVSLRAVETIDFMTAHWAHLPYDFLGHVSNRIINEIDGISRVVYDISGKPPATIEWE; this comes from the coding sequence ATGACCAAGAACATTCACGATAACCGGATCCTGATCCTGGACTTCGGCTCACAGTACACTCAGCTGATCGCGCGCCGTGTGCGTGAACTGGGCGTGTATTGCGAGCTGTGGGCCTGGGACGTCACCAAGGAGCAGATCCGCGACTTCAATCCGAACGGTATCATTCTGTCCGGGGGGCCGGAGTCGGTCACCGAGGAAGGCAGCCCGCGGGCGCCGGAATACGTGTTCAACGCCGGTGTGCCGGTGTTTGGCATTTGCTACGGCATGCAGACCATGGCCCAGCAGCTGGGTGGCGCCGTGGCCGGCTCCAGCGAGCGCGAATTTGGTTACGCCCAGGTGCAGCGGGTGGCCGACTGTGCCCTGTTCGCCAACATTGAAGACGCCATCGATGACAATGGCAACGCCCTGCTGGACGTCTGGATGAGCCACGGCGACAAGGTCGTGGCCCTGCCCGAAGGCTTCCACAAGGTGGCTCAGACCGGCAGCTGCCCCTTTGCCGCCATGGCCGACGAAAGCCGCCGTTTCTACGGCGTGCAGTTCCACCCGGAAGTGACCCACACCCGCCAGGGTGCCCGCATGCTGGAACACTTTGTGCGTGATATCTGCCAGTGTGACGCCCTGTGGACCCCGGCCTCCATCATTGAAGACGCCATTGCCCGCATTCGCGAGCAGGTGGGCGACGATGAAGTGATCCTGGGCCTGTCCGGCGGTGTGGACTCCTCCGTGGTGGCCATGCTGGTGCACCGCGCCATTGGCGACAAGCTCACCTGTGTGTTCGTGGACAACGGCCTGCTGCGTCTGAACGAAGGCGAGCAGGTAATGGAAATGTTCGGCGACCACTTTGGCCTGAACATCATCAAGGCCGACGCCGAAGATCGCTTTCTCTCCGCCCTGGCGGGCATCGACGAGCCGGAAGCCAAGCGCAAGGCCATTGGCCGAGTGTTTGTGGAAGTGTTCGACGAAGAAGCCAAGAAGCTCAAGAACGCCAAGTGGCTGGCTCAGGGTACCATCTATCCCGATGTGATTGAGTCCGCCGCTTCTGCCACTGGCAAGGCGCACGTGATCAAGTCTCACCACAACGTGGGCGGCCTGCCCGACGACATGAAGATGGGGCTGGTGGAGCCGCTGCGCGAGCTGTTTAAAGACGAAGTCCGCCGTGTGGGCCTGGAGCTGGGCCTGCCCTACGACATGCTCTACCGTCACCCCTTCCCGGGTCCGGGTCTGGGCGTGCGGGTGCTGGGCGAAGTGAAAAAGGAATACTGCGACCTGCTGCGCCGGGCCGATGCCATCTTCATTGAAGAGCTGCGCAAGCACGATCTGTACAACAAGGTCAGCCAGGCCTTCACCGTGTTCCTGCCGGTCCGCTCCGTGGGCGTGATGGGCGATGGCCGCAAGTACGACTGGGTTGTTTCTCTGCGTGCGGTGGAAACCATCGACTTCATGACCGCCCATTGGGCCCACCTGCCATACGATTTCCTGGGCCATGTGTCCAACCGCATTATCAACGAGATCGACGGCATCAGTCGCGTAGTCTACGACATTTCCGGCAAGCCGCCCGCGACCATTGAGTGGGAATAA